GGACGCAGCCGATCCTCAAGGCGCTGCCGTTCCGTGGCATCGTCGATGTCCCGTTCCGCATCTACAGCGGCAACATCAGTGCGGCTTCGGCGGTCGGAGAGATCGCGGGGCAGTTCCTCTGGTGCGCGGCGCTGATCCTCGCGGGGCGATGGGCGCTGGCTCGTGGTCTGCGCCGCGTCGTCGTGCAGGGGGGCTGACTCCGATGGGACTCGTCGCGCTGTACCGTCGGCTGATCGCCGTATCCATCCGATCGCAGATGCAGTACCGGGCTTCGTTCCTGATGCTGTCGTTCGGCACGCTGGTCACGGCATCGACCGAGTTCCTGGCGATCTGGGCACTGTTCGCTCGCTTCGGTACGATCAAGTCGTGGCGACTTCCCGAAGCCGCGCTCCTCTATGGTCTGGTGAACACGACCTTCGCCATCGCCGACGCCGTTTCGCGCGGGTTCGACACCTTCGCCGGGATGATCCGCATGGGAGACCTCGACCGGGTTCTCCTGCGACCGCGTAGCGTGGCGCTCCAGGTGGCCGGTCGAGAGTTCCAGATGATGCGCGTGGGGCGATTCGCGCAGGGCGTCGCCGTGCTCGCGTGGTCGTGGCACGCGCTCGGGTTGGGGCCCGAACTGGAGCGGATCGCCCTGGCTGGAGCCGCCGTCGTCGGTGGCGTCGCGCTGTTCTACGGACTCATCGTCGTTCAGGCGACGCTCGCGTTCTGGACCACCGAGGGGTTGGAGGTGGTCAACATGGTCACGTACGGCGGCACCGAGGTTTCTCAGTACCCGATGCACATCTACGGCGCAAGGTTCCGCCGATTCTTCACGTTCGTCATTCCGCTCGCGTGCATCGCGTATCTGCCTGCTCTCGCGATCATGGGAAAACCGGACCCGCTGGGCTCGACGCCGACCATGCAGACCATCGCCCCACTCGCAGGGATCGTCTTCCTGATACTCGCTGGGCAGGCGTGGCGCTTCGGACTGCGCCATTACCGCTCGACGGGCAGTTGAGGGTCGCGCCCGAGCTCACGCCGCACCAGCTCGATGGCATCCTCGCGCGTGGAGACGAGCCCGTCCTCATGCGCCTCCTGCACCAGGCGAAGCAGATGCCCAATGCGCCGACCGTGCGACAACCCGAAGGTTCTCATCAGTTCCCTGCCCGTCATCAGACGCCGGCGCTCGCGCAACGGCAGAACGCGCTGGAAGTAGTGATCGGCGACCTGGCGCATCGTCCGCGACGCACCTTCGAGCTCGCCGTTTGTCGCCTCGGTCCCATGGAAAGCCCGACGCTCCGCCCACGAGACGAGCAGCACGCCCAACCAGTCCTCCTCGGTTCGATGGAGGAACGCGCGCAACACACGGGGCGATGGTTCCGGCTGGCGAGATAGCCTCGCCAACGAGCCGAGCCCTGCGATGATCGTCGCCGACGAATGACATCCCCGATTGCATAGCGTCAGCCGCTTCCCGATATCGAACGCCGTCTGCGCGCCAACGGCGTAGTGGTTCGGGAACCTGACTCGACCCGCTCGTTCCGTGCGCGTCAGCGGCTTGCCGACAGCGTGGAGCAGCAGGGCGTACCGCAGGATCGCCGCCTTTCGGTAGCCTTGCCCGGCATTCAGCGCCAAGTAGGCGCGCGCCTCGCGCTCGCGATCCGCCAGTATCGGCGGGATCGGATCATCGTCGAAGCAGGTCAGTGCTTCGAGTGTGTGCTCCCACGCGTCGACGCCGTGCCCTCCGTCCATGCCGCGCAGCACCGTCGACTCGGGCACGAGCTCATCAAGCAGACGCGAGTCGTCCAGCGCCCGGAGCGTCGGGGTCGCAGCGTCCGCGCCCAGAATGCGGAAGAACTCGTCGCGGATACGCTCAGGCGCGGAGTCGCGGATGCGTGACCGGTTCTCAGCGACGGCAGCCAGAACCGACGGAGCCAGGCGGAACCCGTGCGTTGCGGACAGGCGGAACGCGCGCAGCATCCGCAGCGGGTCATCGTCCAAGCTGCGCCCGGACGTCCATCGGAGCGTGCGTGTGGCGATGTCGAGGACGCCGCCACTCGGATCGATCCACGACGACGGGTTCCCCTGAACCACGCTCGCCAGCGGCAGCGCGATGGCGTTCACGGTGAAGTCTCTGAGCAGCAGATCGAGCTCCAGTGTCGTGGCGCGGTATGCGGCGCAGTCGATGATCAGCCGGTCGCCGAACATCACTCGCTCGGTCTGGTGCTCCTCGCCGAGGGTGGCAACGCGCGCTCGCCAGCGCGAAGCCCACTCGCGCGCGGCTGCAAGCCCTTCGGGCGACACGACCACGTCGAAGTCCGTCGTCGCCCTGCCGAGGAGTGCGTCGCGCACAGCCCCGCCGACGATGTGGCATGGAACTCCGCGCTCCGACATCCACTCGGACAACGACCGCAGCCGCGACCGACCGCGCCCCCCGGCGAACAAGCGCTCCGTGAAGTCCGGCGGAAGCGTCATGCCTTCCACGCCGCTACGGTCGCCTCCATGTCGAAGAGCTCGAACGCGTTGCCGCCCATGATCCGCTGCGCCGCTTCGAGGGCGTCCGTAAGCGATAGCCAGCCCTCCTCCACGAGCTCCGCCAGCGCCTGAGCGATGCCGCGTCGCGCGATTGCCGCGTGTCCGACGCACGTCTCGACGGTCATGTAATCGCCGCCAAACGTCAGGAGCTTGCTCGCAGGCGCGGCGGACAAGAACTCCTTGACGAAACGCACGCTGGCAGCCGGATTGATGATCCATGCCCAGCACATGTCCACATGGGCGTTCGTGTAGTGCTTCGCCAGAGCGATGTACTCGTCCTGATACGGGTAACCGATGTGCATGAGCACGAAGGTCGCTCGCGGATGCGCCTGGAGCACCGGACACAGGTCGCCGGCGTTCTGCCGCACGCGCTCGAGCGGCATTCCGTTGGCTCCGGCATAGTAGCCCGTGTGCAACTTGACGGGCAGCCGGTACTCCGTCGCCTGGGAGACGCAGTAATGGAAGAGATTGTCCTGAACCGCCTTCATTTCAGCGGGCGAGAGCGCATCGCCGCGCGCGTGTCGGGCGAACAACGGAACCGCGTCCGCATCCGACACGCGCTCGTAGTTCAGTCGTCGTCCGTAGGCGCTCTGGTTCTTCACGGCGATCGCCCGAGGTCCGTACGTCTCAAAGAACCAGTCGATGACCCGATGCCAGTCGGCAAGGGTCGCGGGCTCGATGCCGGTCCTCTTGGCGAGGTTCAGGTCGAGACCCGTGCTCAAGCCGACGAACGACAGGTCTTGCATCAGCAGGTCGGGGTAGGACGTCTCACAGAAGACGTGCTCCAGCGAGTTCACCTGACAGGAGTGGATGTTCGCGGTGTCCCGGAGCACACCGTAGTAGTAACCGGGAACCACGGCTGTCCGCATGCGGTCGGTGACATCCTGCACCGTGTCCTGCCGCAGGTCGTCGATGCCGTAGAGCTGCTGCACGGACAGGCGAACCGCCTGCAGATAGCCGGTATACTTGACCCGGCGATAGTACGGTTCAACAAAGTCCCACTTCTCAGCAGGGCCCAGTTCCGTGCCCAGGAAGCGCGACACGTCCGAAGGCGGCATGCCAGCCGCGATCAGGTCGTTCGAGGAGTAGTGCATCAGCAGGTACGCCCAGTCATCGCATGGGTATCTCGAATCGCCGACTGTCGGCGGAGCCAACCGCCGCGACTCCTCGATGATGTGCTCGTGCGTATCGACCAGAGGCGTCTCTGCGACCCGATCTGCGATGGCGGAGCGAGCTCCCATTCGGCGTGTCGTCCTTTCTGTAACCGGAACCGCGCGCGGCGAGTAGGTTTATGCGAGTGTGCGTGTCGGCCGTCGGTCAGCCCGTCGGCATCCTATCATCGAGAACTGCGGGTGTGATGCATGTTGATCGAAGCCATCCTGGGGGCGGCGGCGGGCTACTTCCTTGAGCCGCTCTACTACGAGTACGTGTTCGCTCCCTACCCGGTCGTAAGGTTCGCGTTCCTGAGCGTGGTTCCCGTGCTCCTCATCGGCTTCACCAGCGCGTGGCTCGTGGACGGCGTGCACCGACTGCTCCGGGCTTCGCTCAGAGCCCCGGCACAGAAGGAGCTCTTCCTGCATCGTGCCCTGCCGCTTGCCGTCTTCGCAAGCGTCGTCTTGCAGATCGAGATCGCGAAGGTCGGTTCGGAGTTCGGTCTCGCGCCCCTCACCGGCGCGTATATCGGTGCGGGAGCCGCCGCCTTGCTCGCCTGGGTCTGGGCTCGCCATCGCCGATACGCCCGTCTCCTGACCCAGATGCCGGACGAAGCTCGCTCGGTCATCCTGGCTGAAGCCGGCAAAGCCGCAGCCTCGGAGTCCAAGTCCGGGTCCAAGGGCAGGGAACCGGCTCCGCGTCGACGTGTCCAGCGAGGCGCAACTCAGCGAAGCCAGATCGACGACGTGTGGGCGTCCCTTTCCACGCAACGCGCTTCGCGGCAGACCGGCGGGCCCCGTCGCGGACGACCCCATCGCGCGTAGTTCTCACGCCGAAGGAGCGCTCGCGTGATCGCGAGTCAGACGGTGCCCGTGATCGCAGTGACCCGAGGCGACCTGGCGGAGACGATCCATCGCGGCGCGTACGTCGCCGTCGACTCGCTCGGCAGGCAAGTCGTTGCTCTCGGGGACCCGGAGCTTCGCACCTACCTGCGGTCGTCCGCCAAGCCCTTCCAAGCGCTGCCGGTGGTGCTCAGCGGAGCCGACAAGCGCTTCGAGCTGTCGCAGCGCGAGCTCGCCATCGCCGCCGGTTCCCACTCAGGGGAGCCGATTCACGTCGACACGGTACGCTCGATGCTCGACAAAGCCGGAGTGCCCGAGTCTGCGCTGCGTTGCGGGCCCCATCTGCCCATCGAGCAAGACGCCGCCTACGCGCTCATTCGTCGGAGCGCCGTGGCTTCCGCCGTCCATTCGAACTGCTCCGGCAAACACGCTGGGATGCTCCTGGCTGCTCAGGCTGGCGGCAACGCGCTGGACTCGTACCTCGACTACGGCCATCCGGTCCAGCAGGCCATTCAGCAAGCCGTCTCCGTCCTGGCGGACACGTCCGTCGAGTCGCTCGAGCTGAGTCGCGACGGGTGCGGCGCGCCCATCTTCGCGCTGTCGCTCGCCCGCACCGCGCGTCTGTTCGCGCATCTCGCCGACCCGTCGAAGGCACCGGCATCGATGGCGCGCGCTCTTGCGACGGTACGTGACGCGATGATGGCGGAGCCCTACCTCGTTGCCGGAAAAGCCCGGCTCGATGTCCGCTTGATGGAGACGTTCCCGGGGAAGGTCGTGGTCAAGTCGGGCGCTGCCGGCGTGTACGGCATGGGTCTGCCCGCCAGCGGCATCGGCATCGCGATCAAGATCGAGAGCGGCGACCAGACGGCTCGGACTGCGACCGCGATCCAAGTCCTTCGAGCCGTTGCCCCGGACCAGTTCCCCGAGCCCGAGCTCGCCGCCCTATGGGACGAGTTCTGTCCCCCGATTCTCAACCTCCGTGGCGAGCGCATCGGCGAAGTGCGCTGGTTGCCGGGGTGATCCTTACGCGGCACTTCCTCCTGTGCTAGACTCGGTGATGCTGCTTACGCGCGTGTCGCTAAGGTAGCGAAGACGTCGAGTCAGGAGGAAGCCGATGGACCGCCTGAAGATCGCCCTCATCGGAACCGGCAACCGCGGCAGAACCGTCTATCTCCCGATCATCCGCGCGCTATCCGACGACGTCGAGTTGGTCGCTGTGTGCGACGAACGGCAGGAGAGCGTCGAGAGCGCCGGAGCGGAATACGGCGTTCCAGCGTTCACCGACCTGGAGACCATGGTGGCGCAGGCGAAGCCCGACGTGTGCGCCGTCGTCATCACGCCAAGCAACAACCACAAGGTGGGCGTACCTCTATCCGAGATGGGCGTCAGCTACGTGACCGAGACGCCGCTCGATACCGACCTGACTCGCTGCGACGAGATGATCGCGGCGGCTGAGCGCAACGGCACAAAGATCGAGGTCGCCGAGAACTACTATCGGGTTCCGACCGAGCGCATCAAGCGCTCCATGATCCTAGCGGGCGTATTCGGTCGCGTGCTTTCCGCGTACAACGACTTCCGAGGTCACGGCTACCACGGCGTCGGGCTCATCCGCAGCTACATCGGCTTGGACGTGGCAGCCGCGCGTGTTTTCGGTTTCACACGTTCATTCGGCGTGCAGGAACACCACTATCGCGGCGGTACCCACACGAACGAAAACTGGCAGCACGGCGTCATCGAATTCGAGAACGGTTCGGTCGGCGTGTTCAACTTCTCCAGCCTTTCGTACGGCTCGCCGCTGCGGCGGTACAACACGAGCAAGTTCTTCGGCGAGCGAGGGCTCTGCATCGGCGATGAGCCCGCAATCCTGAACGCCGAGGCGAACGACCGTCATCCGATCATCGTCAAGCGCCGCACGGATGTCGTCGACGGGGAGGAGGTGTTGGCGTCCCTCACGGCGAACACGTCGCCGCCCGTCGTATGGGAGAACCCGCTGCGCGGCTACAAGCTGAGCGACGGTCAACTCAGCGTCGCGTCGGAGATCATGAGCATCGTCACGGCGGTGCGCGAAGACACGGAACCGGAGTACGGCTACCTGAACGGTCGGATCGACCGCGAGATCGACCTCGCTATGTCACGGTCGTGGCAGTCGGGAGGTCAGGCGGTCGAACTGCCGCTGAGCGTTTGACGCGTTCCCAACTCACGGCTGAGGAATCCGAGAGAACAGGACACAGTCCACGCAGTAAGGAGCACGGCATGTTCCGAAATCTGAGCCCGGGAGCGGTGGGCATCCCCGCCAACCTCGAGCAGAGCCTTCGGTACGCGAAGATCGGCGGCTTCCAGGGCATTGACGTGCCGATGGGCGAGGCGCGCCAGATCGCCGAGAAAGACGGCGTCGAAGCCGTCCAGGAGATGTTCTCCAACGCGGGAATCCGCATGGGCTCCTGGGGTCTGCCAGTCAACTGGCGGGGCTCGGACAAGGAGTACTACGAGAGCCTGGCGCGGCTGCCCGAGCAGGCGGAGTTCGCGGCGGAGCTCGGGTGCTTCCGCACGGCGACGTGGGTGGTAGGATGGTCGAACGACCTGACGCGCCAGGAGCAGTTCGATTTCCTCGTGCGTCGATTCGGTTTGATCGCTGAAATCCTCGCCGACTACGGGCACTCCATCGGGCTCGAGTTCATCGGACCGCATACGTCGCGCAAGAGTGCCCGCTACGGATGCGTCTACACGATGGACGCCATGCTTGCCGTCTGCTGCGCCATCGGAACCGGCAACGTGGGCCTCCTGCTCGATGCCTGGCACTGGTACACCTGCCAGAGCACGATCACGGACGTCAAGCAGCTCGTCGCCGAGGAGGTCGTCTACGTCCACATCAACGACGCTCCGAAGGGGGTGGACGTCCTCGATCAGATCGACAGCGTGCGCGACCTTCCCGGAGCCACCGGCGTCATCGATCTGGTCGGTTTCCTCCAAGCGCTCGACGAGATCGGCTATGACGGTCCCGTCACGCCGGAGCCGTTCCACAAGGGACTGAACGCGATGACCGACAAGGACGAAGCCGCGCGGACCATCGGCGACGCGCTCAAGGGCGTCTGGAAAGCCGCCGGGCTCGACGGCTAGGCTCGGAATCGTCGGCGCAAACGGGACGGCAGACGGACGTTCGACTCATGATGGACTGGAGCTCGAGCCCTCCGCGAACGAGACGAAGATCGGTCTGGGCTCGGACGTTCGGGAACCGCGGCTGGCGGACCGGCTGGTTCGCCGCCGCCGTCGTCCTGTTCATCGCCGGGCTTTGGTCGGGACTCGTGCTCTTCCGACCTCTCTCGGTTCCCACTCGTGACCTCGTCGTGGGCACGCCTCAGCCGCCCCGTGTGGTCGTCGAGCTGACGGACGCCCGCGCCCTGCTCCGCGCCGTGTCGGACCCCCAACCAACCCATGGGGCGCGGCTACTCGACTTCGTTCGGCAGGAGCTCGGATTCGCGTCTCTACCCATCCTTGCCGCTGGCGGCGAGAGATCCCCTGCCAACCGGCTCCTGTCCGCCTGCGTCGGCACGGACACGACCGTTGCGCTGTTCCCCTCCAGCGGTGCGTCGGGCAGTCACTTCGTCGCCGTATCGCGCCTCGGAGCCCTGCAGCGCGTCGAGACCGCCGTGCTCTCGCTCGTGGGTGGTTGGAGCAAGGCGATGCGTCCGCAGACGCACCGGTACCAGGGAACACGGATCACGGCGCTGACGGCGGCTTCACCCCCGCTCTACTACGCCTTCTATGGGCGCGTGGTCTTCATCAGCGACAGCCGCTCGGTCATTGAGCGGACGCTGGACGGCATCTCCGGCGGAACCGGCGGGTTCCTGAAGCAAGGGGAGGAACAGGCGGCGTCGCTCCGCAAGACGCGGTACAGCGGAATGTCTACGGACCGTCAGGCATCGTTCTACATTCGTCCGGCGGTGGCAGCCCCAGGATCCGGCGACCGCGAGTGGTACGGCGAGGTCTCCGTCGCGAACGGACAGGTCGTATGTGACATCTGGGCGCACACCAGCCCGATCGTCCCCGCGACGGCGGCGCTGCTCGATGCCCGCACGATGGCTCTCCAATCCCCGTCCGACGCGCGCCTGGTCGCATGGCACACCGCAGCGCCCAGGTCATGGATCGAGGCGAACTTGCGCAGCCTCCTTGGCGTCGAGTGGAGCGTACGAGGCGCGAAGCCCGAAGGAACCGACGTCCGCGATTCCATGCCCGTCGCGTTCTCTGTCGGCGGCGATTCGGCCGACCTACTGCCCGATATGGCGGTGATCTACCGCGTTGACGACGGATCGCGATACCGACGCCAGCTACGGACCGGCGCGGTGCGGATCACGGTCGATGGGACGCCCGTCGCCGTGAGGGCAGGAGGATCGAACGCCGGAGACGCGGACACCGCCGAGGTCCGACTGGGCCCAGACCAGCGCTACTTCGCGGGCGTGGGCTCCAAAGACGACTACGCCATCGTTACCACGAATCCGAGGTACGCCGAGAGACTGGGCGGACCCGCCGCCCGCACGTTCGCCGAAACCGTCGTCGACGGACCCGCAACGGCAGACCTCTTCTACCTGCGCGCCGCGCCGTCGTCGCTCGCCACCGACGCCGCCAAGATCTCCCAGCTTCTTGCGCTCGGAGCATCGCAGTCAGACGATCCGACTCGGCAGCGAGCCGCTGCCGCC
This DNA window, taken from Candidatus Poribacteria bacterium, encodes the following:
- a CDS encoding ABC transporter permease; translation: MGLVALYRRLIAVSIRSQMQYRASFLMLSFGTLVTASTEFLAIWALFARFGTIKSWRLPEAALLYGLVNTTFAIADAVSRGFDTFAGMIRMGDLDRVLLRPRSVALQVAGREFQMMRVGRFAQGVAVLAWSWHALGLGPELERIALAGAAVVGGVALFYGLIVVQATLAFWTTEGLEVVNMVTYGGTEVSQYPMHIYGARFRRFFTFVIPLACIAYLPALAIMGKPDPLGSTPTMQTIAPLAGIVFLILAGQAWRFGLRHYRSTGS
- a CDS encoding CCA tRNA nucleotidyltransferase, translated to MTLPPDFTERLFAGGRGRSRLRSLSEWMSERGVPCHIVGGAVRDALLGRATTDFDVVVSPEGLAAAREWASRWRARVATLGEEHQTERVMFGDRLIIDCAAYRATTLELDLLLRDFTVNAIALPLASVVQGNPSSWIDPSGGVLDIATRTLRWTSGRSLDDDPLRMLRAFRLSATHGFRLAPSVLAAVAENRSRIRDSAPERIRDEFFRILGADAATPTLRALDDSRLLDELVPESTVLRGMDGGHGVDAWEHTLEALTCFDDDPIPPILADREREARAYLALNAGQGYRKAAILRYALLLHAVGKPLTRTERAGRVRFPNHYAVGAQTAFDIGKRLTLCNRGCHSSATIIAGLGSLARLSRQPEPSPRVLRAFLHRTEEDWLGVLLVSWAERRAFHGTEATNGELEGASRTMRQVADHYFQRVLPLRERRRLMTGRELMRTFGLSHGRRIGHLLRLVQEAHEDGLVSTREDAIELVRRELGRDPQLPVER
- a CDS encoding asparaginase, with product MIASQTVPVIAVTRGDLAETIHRGAYVAVDSLGRQVVALGDPELRTYLRSSAKPFQALPVVLSGADKRFELSQRELAIAAGSHSGEPIHVDTVRSMLDKAGVPESALRCGPHLPIEQDAAYALIRRSAVASAVHSNCSGKHAGMLLAAQAGGNALDSYLDYGHPVQQAIQQAVSVLADTSVESLELSRDGCGAPIFALSLARTARLFAHLADPSKAPASMARALATVRDAMMAEPYLVAGKARLDVRLMETFPGKVVVKSGAAGVYGMGLPASGIGIAIKIESGDQTARTATAIQVLRAVAPDQFPEPELAALWDEFCPPILNLRGERIGEVRWLPG
- a CDS encoding Gfo/Idh/MocA family oxidoreductase, coding for MDRLKIALIGTGNRGRTVYLPIIRALSDDVELVAVCDERQESVESAGAEYGVPAFTDLETMVAQAKPDVCAVVITPSNNHKVGVPLSEMGVSYVTETPLDTDLTRCDEMIAAAERNGTKIEVAENYYRVPTERIKRSMILAGVFGRVLSAYNDFRGHGYHGVGLIRSYIGLDVAAARVFGFTRSFGVQEHHYRGGTHTNENWQHGVIEFENGSVGVFNFSSLSYGSPLRRYNTSKFFGERGLCIGDEPAILNAEANDRHPIIVKRRTDVVDGEEVLASLTANTSPPVVWENPLRGYKLSDGQLSVASEIMSIVTAVREDTEPEYGYLNGRIDREIDLAMSRSWQSGGQAVELPLSV
- a CDS encoding sugar phosphate isomerase/epimerase; the encoded protein is MFRNLSPGAVGIPANLEQSLRYAKIGGFQGIDVPMGEARQIAEKDGVEAVQEMFSNAGIRMGSWGLPVNWRGSDKEYYESLARLPEQAEFAAELGCFRTATWVVGWSNDLTRQEQFDFLVRRFGLIAEILADYGHSIGLEFIGPHTSRKSARYGCVYTMDAMLAVCCAIGTGNVGLLLDAWHWYTCQSTITDVKQLVAEEVVYVHINDAPKGVDVLDQIDSVRDLPGATGVIDLVGFLQALDEIGYDGPVTPEPFHKGLNAMTDKDEAARTIGDALKGVWKAAGLDG